The genomic interval GGGAGCCGGAGATCCAAAAGACAAAGCTAGCTGTCATAGCCACGCGGAACATCGAAGACAAGCCCGGCCCCGCTACGGCGTAGAACAGGATCGCCCCCAGCGCCACGCCGAACAAGATGTAGGCCTGGATGCGGACGCTTCGCAGCGTGCCCAGCTTGTACCGCATTGATCAGTCGGAATATCACGGCCCTGCGGAGCGATCAACCAGCAACACGCGGCGTTCGTTCTCCCCGTAGCCGCCTGCGGTTGCGACGCATCACCTCGAGGCGAGCATGGCATCAGCGAAGGCTCTGTGCGACATCGCGCACGGCACCCTGCGGTACCGATGCAACGTCCGCGAATCCGGTGCCGGCTGACCCGCCAGCACGCGGGCGGGTATCATCCCTGCGACCGTGGACGTCATTCACTACCCGGACGATCCGGCGCCGGCCGTGCGCTGGTCGCAACCCGTTGTCGCACTCGGCAACTTCGACGGCGTGCACCGCGGCCACGCGAAGATCCTGGAAGAGGTGTACCGCCGGGCGGCGGCCCGTCGGACGACGCCGGCGGTCCTGACGTTCGATCCGCATCCGTCCCGCGTGGTCCGGCCCGATCGGGCGGCGCCGCTCATCATGACGATGGCCCAGAAACTGGAGGCGTTCGCGGCGGCGGGCATGGCTGGAACCGCGATCGTGCGCTTCACCAAGGCGCTGTCACAGTGGGATCCCGATCGCTTTGTCCGGACCGTGCTGGTGGAATGGCTGCAGGTGGGGGAGGTGTGCGTCGGCGCTAACTTCCTTTTCGGGCGCAACCGGAGCGGGAACTTCACGCTGCTGCGCGAACTGGGCGCCCAATACGGATTCGAGGCGGAGAAGGTCGAGCCGGTTCGCTACAAGGACTTCGTCGTGAGCAGCACGCGGCTGCGACGGCTGATCGCCGACGGCCGGGTCGACGAAGCCGGCGCCCTGCTGGGGCACCACTACACCCTGGACGGCAGGGTAGAGCAGGGCGACGGCCGGGGACGCGGCCACGGCATCCCGACGGCCAACCTCCGGACCGACAACGAACTGCTTCCCGCGGACGGTGTCTACGCAACGACCGCCGTGATTGACCGCGTGCTGCACCCATCGGTGACCAACGTCGGTGTCCGTCCGACCTTTGGCGAGGGCGGGCCGCGGACCATCGAAACCCACCTTCTGGACGGTGGCGGGGATGGCGCACCGGTCGATCTCTACGGAGTGCCCCTACGCCTCGCGTTCGTGCAGCGCCTGCGGGACGAGCGGACGTTCGCTGACGCGGCGGCCCTCCGGAGGCAGATAGACGACGACTGCGCGCGGGCGCGCACCCTGTTCCGACAGATTTCCCTATGACCGTGACGCCGCTTCGTCTTTACAACACGCTCACGCGCCAGGTCGAACCGTTCGCGCCCCTGCGCGACGACACCGTCCGCATGTACGCCTGCGGCCTGACCGTCTACGCGCGGGGACACATCGGCAACTTCCGGACGTTCGTCTGCCTCGATCTGCTTCGCCGCACGCTCCGGCATGTCGCCGGCTATCGGATGCAGCAGGCGATCAACTTCACCGACGTGGACGACAAGACCATCGCGGGGGCCCGGAAGGCGGGGGAAGAGCTGCGCGCGTACACCGACCGCTACATCGACGCCTGGCGGGAAGATGCGGAGGCGCTCGGCCTCGAGCCGGTCGAGGAGAACCCCCGTGCCACCGACGACGTGAACCTGCGGGCGATGGGCGAGATGGTGCAGCAGCTCGAGTCGCGCGGCCACGCCTACCGGAGCGACGGCTCGACCTACTTTCGTATCGCATCGCTGCCGGAATACGGCAAGCTGGCCCGCCTCGACCATGCCGGCATGCAGGACGGCGCGCGGATCGACAGCGACGAGTACGCCAAGGAGACGGCCCGCGACTTCGTGCTTTGGAAGGCCTCAGGGCCGGACGAGCCGAGCTGGGAGGTCGGTGTGGGGCCAGGCCGTCCAGGCTGGCACATCGAGTGCTCGGCAATGGCGCTACGCCTGCTGGGCGGACCGCCCATCGACATCCATGCCGGCGGCGTCGACCTGATCTTCCCCCACCACGAGAACGAGATCGCGCAGGCGGAAGGGGCGACGGGGGAGCCCTTCGCCCGCTGGTGGGTCCATGTCGAGCATTTGCTGCTCGGCCGGGACGTAAAGATGTCGAAGTCGCTCGGCAACGTCCTGACGGTACGCGACATCCTCGATGAGGGACATCGCGCCTCGGCGCTTCGCTACGTCCTACTGTCGACGCACTACCGTAAGCAGTTGCGCTTCGACTGGAGCAGTCTCGCGCAGGCGGAAGAGGCGCTCCGGCGACTGATGGACTGTCTCGCCCGCGTGGAGGCGGTGACCGCGCCGGGCGGACATCCCGAGACCGCCCAACTGCTGGCCGCGGCACAGGAGGCGTTCGCGGCCCGGCTGCGCGACGACCTCAACGTCCCGGGAGCACTGGGCGCGGTTTTCGAGCTGGTTCGCGAGGTCAACGGAGCCATCGATCGCGACGAACTGGGCACGGACGACGCGGCGCGCGTGGGCGAGACGTTCGACCGGTTCGACGACGTGCTTGGGGTGATTGCCCTACGGAAAAGGGAAGAAGCGGCCCCGCCAGTGGATGCCTCGGAGATCGAAACATTGATCGAGACGCGCCGGCAGGCGCGGCGGAACCGTGATTTCGCCGAGGCGGACCGGATCCGAGACGATCTCGAATCACGCGGGATCGTCTTGGAGGATACGCCCGCAGGCACGCGCTGGAAGCGAAAATAGCTGCCGCGCCCTGACTCCTCGGACGGGAATCCGTAGCCGGAACGGCCCGCTGGCCAAGCTCTGGCACGCTTCTTGCGTCAACCCTCGGCGTCATGCCGGGCTCGCAGCAGGATCGTCTCGGTCGCCGGGGGGAAGACCTTGCCTGCGAGGAGTTGCGTCGCCGCGGATACGCCATCCTGGCACGCCGCTTCCGAACCCGTCACGGCGAGATCGACATTGTCGCCAGAGAAGGCGATGTACTCGTGTTCGTCGAAGTAAAGGCGCGCTCATCCTCTCGATTCGGTGGGGCACGTTCGGCAGTCAACTGGCCAAAGCAGCGGAAGATCGCGATGATGGCGCAGCGCTACTTGAAGCGCGTTGGATGGTCGATGCGCCCATGCCGCTTCGATATCGTGGCGATTCAGCAGCACAAGGACGGACGCCCGCCGGAGGTGGCGCTGATTCGGAATGCGTTTACCGCGGAGGGAGCCTGGTAACCGTGTGTGTTGGAGGCGGCTGTGCCGTCCTTGCTGGCGGACCGCTGGTGTGGTAGGTTGAATCCACGTGGCTCGGGACGGGCGGGAATAACTCAGTGGTAGAGTGCGACCTTGCCAAGGTCGAAGTCGCGGGTTCGAATCCCGTTTCCCGCTCCATTCTCCGTCGCCCGTTCAGCCCACGCTTCCGGTTCGACGGCGCCGTCGCCAAGTGGTAAGGCAGAGGTCTGCAAAACCTCCATCCCCGGTTCAAATCCGGGCGGCGCCTCCATTCCATCCAGGCTCGTAACGCTGGTTGACAAATGACGGTGACACCCTTCGTGCCTGCTCCGACTGTAATTGCCGCGACGAACGGCGCCAGCCGAACGGCGGAGTGGGCAACCGTGGTTGCCGACAGGGGAACGTCAATTCGCCAGCAACGCCATGGCACCCGCCGACAAATGCACCGCGCCGCCGGGCTGACGATCGTCGCGACCCTCACGCTGGCCGCGCCGGCCGCTTCGCAGCCCGACGAGCAGAGGCTCGTTGCCGATGCTCAACGCCTTTTGGCGCCCTCCAACGCCGAGCGGATTGCTGCTCTCGAAGCACTGCTCGACCAGCGTGGTCTGTCCTACGTCGCGCACGAGTTTCCCGGCCCGCGCGACCGGAACGACTCGCGACAAGTTGGGCGTAACCTGGTTCTGACCTTTGGGACGGGCCTCCCGGCGATCGTCGTCGGGGCGCACGCGGATGCGGCGCAACTTCAGGACGGTTCACTCAGCCACGGCATGGTGGACAACGCCGCGGGCGTCGTTGCCCTCCTCGAATTGGCCGAGTCGCTCCGCGACGATCCACCGGACCGCCAGGTGCGCGTCGTGTTCTTTGACATGGAGGAACTGGGGCTGGTCGGTTCGGAGGCGTTCGTCTCGACCCTCCAGCCGTCCGCGGTCGCCGGCATGATCAACGTGGACATCGTCGGCTACGGGGACACCGTGCTGTTCGGACCTGACGGATCGGACCGCGCCGAACCGCCCGGCGCCGGCGGCATGACGCTGGCGGACCGTGTCCGGCACGTCTGCGCCGGGCAGTCACTCGTCTGCGTGAGCACGCCACGCATGCCGCCGAGCGACGACCGGAGCTTCACCGGCGCCGGCATTCCCAGCGTGTCGATTGCGATGCTGCCGGCAGCTCAGACGCACCAGATCTGGCTGTTGCTCAACGGCGGGGAGCAAAGCGGGCTGCGGGAGGGCTGGGTACCGGAGATACTGCAGACCATCCATACCGACCGGGACACCACCGACCGGCTGGAGCCGCAGACACTCGGCCGCGCGGCGCGGTTACTGACTCAGCTCGTTCGGGACTTCGCGGCAGACGGCGGCTGACCGCGGCTGGATTCGAGGTCCCCAACCCTGCCAGGGGGTACAGGATGATGTCACCGGCGCGCGCGCGCATCGGGGGGCTCGCGCTGTTCGCGATCAACCTGGCTTACGCTGCCGGCCTGTTCGCCGCCATGTTCGGACCGAACGGGACCGGAACCCTCAATCTGGGGCCGGTGCTGGGAGCACCCCTCCTGCTGGTGCCATTCGGGCTGCTCATGCTGCGGCCGGTCGACCGGAACGCGTGGCTGCTGGCCCTGATGTGCAGCGGGTTCTTCGTCTTCGTCGGCGGGATCACGACGGGGCTGACTCCCGGCGCCACCGTGGCGATGGCCATGTACCGCAGCTTGGTGATGACGATGTCGCCGGCGCTGTTCGCCTGGCTGTTCCTAGTGTTCCCCGCCCGGACCCCTCTCGACGACCACGCCCCGGGTTTCAAATGGGGGCTCCTCGTCGTTGGAGCGGCCCTCGTGCTGACTTCCGATATATGGCCAGTGCTGCTCGGCGCGGCCCGGCCGGCTGACGCCGACGGCATGCTGCAGGTGCCCCTCATACAGGGGAACCTGCGTCGCGCAATCGATTTCCTGTACATCATGGGAGCCTTCGGCGCCGGTCTCTACGGCCTGATCTGGAACGCGTCGCGATCCCCTCGGTCGGACGTGCGCCGCAAGACCACGGTGCTGGCAACCGGCACGGCCCTCACCGTGGTCCCCTGGGTACTAGTCGTGATGGCGGAATTGCTGGGCATCCCAGCTCCACAATGGCTGGGAATCGTGGCTGTGCTGAACACACCGTTCCTCCCGGCCGCCGTCGCGTACGCCGTCGTCCGCCATCGGGTCATGGCAATACCGGTATTGCTGCGTCGAAGCGCGCGGTACCTGCTGGTGCAACGGGGACTGGCGATCGCGAGCGTGCTGGCGAGCATCCTGGTGGCCATCCTGCTCGTGGGGGTGGTGCAACGGCTGCTGCCGGAGGAGTCGGAATTCGGCGTACCGGGCGCGGTGGTGCTGGCGGTCCTGACGGGTGTCACGCTGGCGCGCACCGGCACGCAGGTCGAACGCCAGGTTTCCGGCCGGATCGACCGGCTGTTCTTCCGCGAGAGCTACAACGCGCGCAACGTGCTGGAAGCACTCGCCGAACACGCGAACTCCGCCGCGGGACGCGACGAGCTCGCGGAGATGCTGGAGGCCGAGATCGACGAGGCGCTTCACCCGGCAACCATCGCCATCTACTTGGAGGACCAGCACGACCGGCTGACGATGATGGCGTCCAAACCCGACGGTTCACGGGCGCCCCGGTCGCTGGATCCGCGGATGGAGACTTGGGCTCCTTTGGCTGGACGGCGGAAGTCGGTGCTTCTGCCCA from Acidobacteriota bacterium carries:
- a CDS encoding bifunctional riboflavin kinase/FAD synthetase, whose translation is MIPATVDVIHYPDDPAPAVRWSQPVVALGNFDGVHRGHAKILEEVYRRAAARRTTPAVLTFDPHPSRVVRPDRAAPLIMTMAQKLEAFAAAGMAGTAIVRFTKALSQWDPDRFVRTVLVEWLQVGEVCVGANFLFGRNRSGNFTLLRELGAQYGFEAEKVEPVRYKDFVVSSTRLRRLIADGRVDEAGALLGHHYTLDGRVEQGDGRGRGHGIPTANLRTDNELLPADGVYATTAVIDRVLHPSVTNVGVRPTFGEGGPRTIETHLLDGGGDGAPVDLYGVPLRLAFVQRLRDERTFADAAALRRQIDDDCARARTLFRQISL
- a CDS encoding cysteine--tRNA ligase, whose product is MTVTPLRLYNTLTRQVEPFAPLRDDTVRMYACGLTVYARGHIGNFRTFVCLDLLRRTLRHVAGYRMQQAINFTDVDDKTIAGARKAGEELRAYTDRYIDAWREDAEALGLEPVEENPRATDDVNLRAMGEMVQQLESRGHAYRSDGSTYFRIASLPEYGKLARLDHAGMQDGARIDSDEYAKETARDFVLWKASGPDEPSWEVGVGPGRPGWHIECSAMALRLLGGPPIDIHAGGVDLIFPHHENEIAQAEGATGEPFARWWVHVEHLLLGRDVKMSKSLGNVLTVRDILDEGHRASALRYVLLSTHYRKQLRFDWSSLAQAEEALRRLMDCLARVEAVTAPGGHPETAQLLAAAQEAFAARLRDDLNVPGALGAVFELVREVNGAIDRDELGTDDAARVGETFDRFDDVLGVIALRKREEAAPPVDASEIETLIETRRQARRNRDFAEADRIRDDLESRGIVLEDTPAGTRWKRK
- a CDS encoding YraN family protein, giving the protein MPGSQQDRLGRRGEDLACEELRRRGYAILARRFRTRHGEIDIVAREGDVLVFVEVKARSSSRFGGARSAVNWPKQRKIAMMAQRYLKRVGWSMRPCRFDIVAIQQHKDGRPPEVALIRNAFTAEGAW
- a CDS encoding Zn-dependent exopeptidase M28 codes for the protein MTVTPFVPAPTVIAATNGASRTAEWATVVADRGTSIRQQRHGTRRQMHRAAGLTIVATLTLAAPAASQPDEQRLVADAQRLLAPSNAERIAALEALLDQRGLSYVAHEFPGPRDRNDSRQVGRNLVLTFGTGLPAIVVGAHADAAQLQDGSLSHGMVDNAAGVVALLELAESLRDDPPDRQVRVVFFDMEELGLVGSEAFVSTLQPSAVAGMINVDIVGYGDTVLFGPDGSDRAEPPGAGGMTLADRVRHVCAGQSLVCVSTPRMPPSDDRSFTGAGIPSVSIAMLPAAQTHQIWLLLNGGEQSGLREGWVPEILQTIHTDRDTTDRLEPQTLGRAARLLTQLVRDFAADGG
- a CDS encoding SpoIIE family protein phosphatase, translated to MMSPARARIGGLALFAINLAYAAGLFAAMFGPNGTGTLNLGPVLGAPLLLVPFGLLMLRPVDRNAWLLALMCSGFFVFVGGITTGLTPGATVAMAMYRSLVMTMSPALFAWLFLVFPARTPLDDHAPGFKWGLLVVGAALVLTSDIWPVLLGAARPADADGMLQVPLIQGNLRRAIDFLYIMGAFGAGLYGLIWNASRSPRSDVRRKTTVLATGTALTVVPWVLVVMAELLGIPAPQWLGIVAVLNTPFLPAAVAYAVVRHRVMAIPVLLRRSARYLLVQRGLAIASVLASILVAILLVGVVQRLLPEESEFGVPGAVVLAVLTGVTLARTGTQVERQVSGRIDRLFFRESYNARNVLEALAEHANSAAGRDELAEMLEAEIDEALHPATIAIYLEDQHDRLTMMASKPDGSRAPRSLDPRMETWAPLAGRRKSVLLPIGPGMLVAQSAGGDGGVAGRLSSLLHPVEAECLAPLAARRDHRLVGLIALGPRLSEEPYSREDLQLLDSIADHAALTVENIGLSEEMAERLEAQRAAEREIEVAQDVQRQLLPARAPELPGFVCAGHCTQAKSVGGDYYDFIPTGSDGLTLVLADVAGKGIAAALLMANLHAILRGHHDLTRNDPIGLLERVNRQFYASTPGNRYATLFLANFDRPSGRLLYVNCGHVPPRVTRADGGIDKLETTGLTMGMFDTWIGESATTTLHPGETLVVCSDGVPEAMNDADELFGDERFDDLLCTHAHLPVPELITAIKSDVQAFAGDRRSDDLTLLVARVTA